The Papaver somniferum cultivar HN1 chromosome 3, ASM357369v1, whole genome shotgun sequence genome includes a region encoding these proteins:
- the LOC113357713 gene encoding protein SHI RELATED SEQUENCE 1-like: MAGFSLGRSSARNQSQEIPPETLFLYRSGEIPSSTYNNSSKGFELWQEHNQHQNIYASSSVALEVGLASGNRRSNVSDELSNRAGTTMMMRQGGEGSGDRGGTTSCQDCGNQAKKDCTHMRCRTCCKSRGFHCPTHVKSTWVPASRRRERQQQLSSIHQGGRSDRDDERVVVVLDRDHISTTNTSKRPRESHRLPATNTTGLEVGNVFPAEVNSAATFRCVRVSAMDEAEEQYAYQTAVNIGGHVFKGILYDQGPESHHAHHHGGQTSTSGAGGSESGGAGTGGGAITSSGRNFITAPHNHPHMQQQQQPSSSSATTSGAAALLVDPSSMYPGTPFNTFVAGTQFFPHPRS; the protein is encoded by the exons ATGGCTGGGTTCTCACTAGGAAGATCATCAGCAAGAAACCAATCTCAAGAAATCCCACCAGAAACATTATTTCTTTACAGAAGTGGAGAAATTCCTTCATCAAcatacaacaacagcagcaaggGTTTTGAGTTATGGCAAGAACACAACCAGCATCAAAATATATACGCATCCTCCTCCGTAGCTTTAGAAGTGGGACTAGCTAGTGGTAATAGAAGATCCAACGTCTCAGATGAGTTGTCGAATAGAGCGGgaacaactatgatgatgagaCAAGGAGGAGAAGGAAGTGGAGACCGAGGAGGAACAACTAGTTGTCAGGATTGTGGAAATCAAGCTAAGAAAGATTGTACACATATGAGATGTAGAACTTGTTGTAAAAGTAGAGGGTTTCATTGCCCTACTCATGTTAAAAGCACTTGGGTTCCTGCTTCTAGAAGAAGAGAAAGACAGCAGCAACTTTCTTCCATTCATCAAGGAGGAAGAAGTGATAGAGATGATGAAAGAGTTGTTGTAGTTTTAGACAGAGATCATATTTCTACTACTAATACTTCGAAAAGACCAAGAGAATCTCATCGCTTACCTGCTACTAACACGACTG GGTTAGAAGTGGGGAACGTATTTCCAGCAGAAGTGAATTCAGCAGCAACATTTAGATGTGTAAGAGTGAGTGCAAtggacgaagctgaagaacaatatGCATATCAAACAGCTGTTAATATTGGTGGTCATGTTTTTAAGGGCATTCTGTATGATCAAGGTCCTGAATCTCATCACGCACATCATCATGGCGGCCAAACATCAACTTCGGGTGCTGGTGGTAGCGAAAGTGGGGGTGCTGGTACAGGTGGTGGTGCAATCACTTCATCAGGCCGTAATTTTATTACGGCACCACATAACCATCCTCAtatgcagcagcaacaacaaccgaGTAGCAGTAGTGCTACTACTTCCGGTGCAGCCGCATTACTTGTTGATCCTTCTTCAATGTACCCTGGGACTCCGTTCAACACATTCGTGGCCGGTACGCAATTCTTTCCCCACCCAAGATCGTAA